A single genomic interval of Zobellia nedashkovskayae harbors:
- a CDS encoding transmembrane 220 family protein, producing the protein MKSFFKIVGSVFAVLFTWAAYLQYNDPDATIWFIIYGLAAFISVLFVVNRLPFLITIFSFLLAAAGAYSQWPAQFQGFTIGEGDIENIERGREACGLLIIAVVMLLYALRIRFVKRGLKI; encoded by the coding sequence ATGAAGTCTTTCTTTAAAATAGTAGGTTCTGTATTTGCAGTTCTTTTTACTTGGGCGGCATATCTACAATATAACGACCCAGATGCTACTATTTGGTTTATTATTTATGGCTTAGCTGCTTTTATATCGGTTCTTTTTGTGGTAAACCGTTTACCGTTTTTGATAACAATTTTTTCCTTTCTATTGGCAGCGGCAGGTGCTTATAGTCAATGGCCTGCACAATTTCAAGGTTTTACTATTGGAGAAGGAGATATAGAGAATATTGAACGCGGTAGAGAAGCTTGTGGTTTGCTAATTATAGCAGTGGTAATGCTGTTGTACGCTCTACGAATTCGTTTTGTAAAAAGGGGATTAAAGATCTAA
- the eboE gene encoding metabolite traffic protein EboE → MRIDNNFQLTYCTNIHPGFDWKTTFDSLKEHVPQIKEKVSPNEPFGLGLRLSNKASEELALNGNLNEFKQWLVDNQVYVFTMNGFPYGNFHNERVKDDVHAPDWTTPERLIYTKRMFDQLAALIPEGIAGGISTSPISYKYWHATEEATKLAFETGAKNMIEIAIHLYNIEQETGKYLHLDIEPEPDGMLENSDEVLQFFADYLFPIGIAVIVDKLGVNADISDEIIRRYLTVCYDICHFSLAYEEPTDTFEKFAKAGIVIGKIQVSAALKILSNPSGNDKIWEALTLFDEPTYLHQVTEKVDGKVKTYNDLPIVLENKREFEELRAHFHVPIFLERFGALDSTQDHILKVMKYIKDHPVSEHLEIETYTWDVLPSALKKDLSESIIREIDWFVEKF, encoded by the coding sequence TTGCGTATAGATAACAATTTTCAACTTACATATTGCACCAATATCCATCCAGGATTTGATTGGAAGACTACTTTTGACAGTCTTAAAGAGCACGTTCCACAGATAAAGGAAAAGGTATCTCCTAATGAGCCTTTCGGACTTGGTTTACGATTATCTAATAAGGCTAGCGAAGAGCTTGCTCTGAACGGAAATCTGAACGAGTTTAAACAATGGTTAGTTGATAATCAGGTTTATGTGTTTACCATGAACGGTTTTCCGTATGGTAATTTTCATAATGAACGGGTTAAAGATGATGTTCATGCGCCAGATTGGACCACTCCGGAAAGGCTTATTTATACCAAACGTATGTTCGATCAGTTGGCAGCTTTGATTCCAGAGGGTATTGCCGGTGGAATTTCAACATCTCCAATAAGTTATAAATATTGGCATGCTACGGAAGAAGCTACAAAATTAGCTTTCGAAACTGGAGCAAAAAACATGATAGAGATTGCCATTCATCTCTATAATATAGAACAAGAAACGGGGAAGTATCTACATCTTGATATTGAACCGGAACCAGATGGCATGTTAGAGAACAGTGATGAGGTATTGCAGTTTTTTGCAGATTACCTATTCCCTATTGGAATAGCTGTAATTGTTGATAAACTTGGTGTAAATGCTGATATTTCGGATGAAATAATACGCCGTTATCTTACGGTTTGTTACGATATTTGTCATTTTTCATTAGCTTATGAGGAGCCCACAGATACCTTTGAGAAGTTCGCGAAAGCGGGAATTGTTATAGGAAAAATCCAAGTAAGTGCTGCATTAAAGATTCTTTCAAATCCTTCAGGAAATGATAAGATATGGGAAGCTTTGACACTTTTTGATGAACCTACATACCTTCATCAAGTAACAGAAAAGGTAGATGGAAAGGTGAAAACTTACAATGATTTGCCTATTGTACTTGAGAATAAAAGAGAATTTGAAGAGTTACGGGCACATTTTCATGTGCCAATATTTTTAGAACGTTTTGGTGCGTTAGATTCTACGCAAGACCATATTCTAAAAGTGATGAAATATATAAAGGACCATCCTGTTTCTGAGCATTTGGAAATTGAAACCTATACTTGGGATGTGCTTCCGTCTGCTTTGAAAAAAGACCTTTCCGAGTCTATTATTAGAGAGATTGATTGGTTTGTAGAAAAGTTCTAG
- a CDS encoding DNA polymerase III subunit gamma/tau, whose product MEPFIVSARKYRPQTFKDVVGQQAITNTLTNAIEHNHLAQALLFCGPRGVGKTTCARILAKQINSDGTESEDEDFAFNIFELDAASNNSVDDIRSLIDQVRIPPQVGKYKVYIIDEVHMLSQSAFNAFLKTLEEPPKHAIFILATTEKHKIIPTILSRCQIFDFKRITVKDAALYLKYIAENQGIVADDDALHIIAQKADGAMRDALSIFDRVVSFSGKELTRKAVTENLNVLDYDTYFSATDFILEHNIPQLLLLFNKTLSLGFDGHHFISGLASHFRDLMVCQHQDTINLLEVGDVAKQNYLEQSKKTSMQLLMQALNIANDCDLKYKTSKNQRLLVELTLMKLASIGFEAEKKNSESDVLDGSTIDFIAPASFFRGNGSVKKTSEETTTSPGHTKSATPAPVEVKKQEATNYQAEETKQSSNSLAVAEPKAKETTQTPKSEPAPVNKINIGGGKRVSGLSISSLKAKKEHELSRKDDTIDESKLPKDAFTEEAMQKHWADFVHKIDIDGKKILASNLSVDIPKLVQDKTIWIELPNETMKKEIEREQYGLMEHLRKNLNNYFIELKITVNEKIAKKFAFTPEEKYEKLREKNPAIDLLRKTFDLDL is encoded by the coding sequence TTGGAACCTTTTATTGTATCGGCACGTAAATATAGACCTCAGACATTTAAGGATGTTGTGGGGCAACAGGCCATTACTAATACCCTAACCAACGCCATTGAACATAATCATTTGGCACAGGCCCTTTTATTTTGTGGCCCCAGGGGTGTTGGTAAGACTACCTGCGCGCGTATTCTTGCCAAACAAATAAATTCCGACGGAACAGAAAGTGAAGATGAAGATTTTGCATTCAATATTTTTGAGCTTGATGCTGCCTCTAATAACTCTGTAGATGATATTCGTAGTCTTATTGACCAGGTACGCATACCTCCCCAAGTTGGCAAATACAAAGTATATATTATAGATGAGGTGCACATGCTCTCACAATCTGCCTTCAATGCTTTTCTAAAAACACTTGAAGAACCCCCAAAGCATGCTATTTTCATCCTGGCCACCACTGAAAAACATAAAATAATCCCAACGATACTTTCTCGTTGTCAAATATTTGATTTCAAACGAATTACAGTTAAGGATGCTGCCCTATATTTGAAGTACATAGCCGAAAACCAAGGTATAGTTGCAGATGATGATGCTTTGCATATCATAGCTCAAAAAGCCGACGGCGCCATGAGAGACGCCCTTTCTATTTTTGATAGGGTTGTTAGTTTTTCAGGAAAAGAACTTACAAGAAAAGCCGTAACCGAAAACCTAAACGTTCTAGATTACGATACTTATTTCTCAGCAACAGATTTTATTTTAGAGCACAACATTCCACAGTTACTACTTTTGTTCAACAAAACCTTGTCATTAGGTTTTGACGGACATCATTTTATAAGTGGCTTAGCTTCCCATTTCAGAGACCTAATGGTTTGTCAACATCAAGACACCATTAATTTGTTGGAAGTAGGTGATGTAGCTAAACAGAACTATTTAGAGCAATCTAAAAAGACCTCCATGCAGCTTCTTATGCAAGCTTTGAACATAGCCAATGACTGCGATTTAAAGTACAAGACCAGTAAAAATCAACGATTGCTGGTAGAACTTACTTTAATGAAATTAGCTTCAATTGGATTTGAGGCCGAAAAAAAAAACTCTGAATCTGACGTCCTAGACGGTTCTACTATTGATTTTATTGCACCTGCATCCTTTTTTAGAGGAAATGGCTCTGTTAAAAAAACTTCCGAGGAAACCACAACTTCTCCAGGTCATACAAAATCAGCTACTCCAGCACCTGTTGAAGTTAAAAAACAGGAAGCCACAAATTATCAGGCAGAGGAGACAAAACAATCATCAAACTCTTTAGCAGTTGCCGAACCTAAGGCAAAAGAGACTACTCAAACACCTAAATCCGAACCCGCTCCGGTAAATAAAATTAACATTGGTGGTGGAAAAAGGGTTTCTGGACTCTCTATTTCTAGTCTAAAAGCAAAGAAAGAGCATGAGCTAAGCCGTAAAGATGATACTATTGACGAAAGTAAACTTCCTAAAGATGCCTTTACCGAAGAGGCTATGCAAAAACATTGGGCCGATTTTGTTCATAAAATCGATATAGATGGTAAGAAAATACTAGCATCCAACCTTAGCGTAGATATACCCAAGTTAGTTCAAGACAAAACCATTTGGATCGAATTGCCTAACGAAACAATGAAAAAGGAAATTGAGCGAGAGCAATATGGCCTTATGGAACACTTAAGAAAAAATCTCAACAATTATTTCATTGAACTTAAGATTACGGTTAACGAAAAAATAGCTAAAAAATTCGCGTTTACACCTGAGGAAAAATATGAAAAACTTAGGGAGAAGAATCCTGCTATAGATTTGCTTAGAAAAACTTTTGATTTAGATCTTTAA
- a CDS encoding alkaline phosphatase family protein, with protein MKKTLVINVVGLTQRLIGEHTPFIEAFLKKGKSAYINPVLPAVTCSAQSTYLTGKTPDAHGIVGNGWYFKDECEVKFWRQSNKLVQSEKLWDELKKEDEHFTCANHFWWYNMYSRVDFSLTPRPNYLADGRKIPDVYSYPPELRDTLQNELGTFPLFQFWGPKTSIKSSKWIADAAIRTDEMHNPTLSLVYLPHLDYNLQRHGLNFDKIKKDLKEIDGVVEQLVNHFQKRNARIVLLSEYGITDVNNPIHLNRILRSKGYIAIREERGLELLDAGQSKAFAVADHQIAHVYLNDPSLKLEVKALLETVSGVERVLMGEELEKAKLNHERSGDLVVVADADSWFTYYFWLDDAKAPDYARMVDIHKKPGYDPVEMLTNPKDKLVMAKVVAMLLKKKMGFRTVMNIIPLDATLVKGSHGRIPEDKADFPILITDQINSVFNDDIKATDVYSILKKHVTEEE; from the coding sequence ATGAAGAAAACACTAGTGATTAATGTTGTGGGTTTGACCCAACGTCTTATTGGGGAGCATACCCCGTTTATTGAAGCTTTTTTAAAAAAAGGTAAATCTGCTTATATAAATCCGGTTTTGCCAGCAGTAACATGTTCGGCGCAGTCAACCTACCTAACAGGGAAAACGCCTGATGCACATGGAATTGTGGGTAATGGGTGGTATTTTAAAGATGAATGCGAAGTAAAATTCTGGCGCCAGTCCAATAAATTGGTACAGAGTGAAAAACTTTGGGACGAGCTAAAGAAAGAAGACGAGCATTTTACATGCGCGAATCACTTTTGGTGGTACAATATGTATTCTAGGGTTGATTTCAGTTTAACACCAAGGCCTAATTATTTGGCCGATGGCCGAAAAATTCCAGATGTATATTCGTATCCTCCTGAATTAAGGGATACATTACAAAATGAGTTGGGTACTTTTCCGCTCTTTCAATTTTGGGGCCCAAAGACATCAATAAAATCTAGTAAATGGATTGCAGATGCAGCCATACGTACAGATGAGATGCATAATCCTACCTTGTCTCTGGTTTATCTTCCACATTTAGACTATAATTTGCAACGCCACGGACTCAATTTTGATAAGATTAAAAAAGACCTGAAAGAAATAGATGGGGTGGTAGAGCAGTTGGTGAACCACTTTCAAAAGCGTAATGCACGAATTGTGTTACTCTCTGAATATGGTATTACAGATGTGAACAATCCTATTCACTTGAATAGAATTTTACGTTCTAAGGGGTATATAGCTATTCGTGAAGAACGAGGGTTGGAGCTTTTAGATGCAGGCCAAAGCAAGGCTTTTGCAGTGGCTGATCACCAAATAGCACATGTTTATTTAAATGATCCTTCCCTAAAGTTAGAGGTTAAGGCTTTACTGGAAACAGTTTCCGGAGTTGAGAGGGTGCTTATGGGCGAAGAGCTTGAGAAGGCTAAATTAAATCATGAAAGAAGCGGTGATTTAGTTGTGGTTGCAGATGCTGATTCTTGGTTTACGTATTATTTCTGGTTGGATGACGCTAAAGCACCGGACTATGCTCGCATGGTTGATATTCATAAGAAACCAGGTTATGACCCTGTAGAAATGTTGACGAATCCTAAGGATAAGTTAGTAATGGCGAAGGTTGTTGCTATGTTGCTTAAGAAGAAAATGGGGTTCAGGACGGTAATGAATATAATTCCGTTGGATGCAACCTTAGTAAAAGGTTCGCACGGGAGAATACCGGAAGACAAAGCAGATTTTCCTATCTTGATTACAGATCAAATTAACAGTGTCTTTAATGATGATATTAAAGCGACTGATGTATATAGTATCTTGAAGAAACACGTAACCGAAGAAGAATGA